TGACTCCTCGGCGACTTCCTGATACAGAGCGATCAGGGTCTGCGGCCCCACCTTGCCGTCGGCGATGAGTCCCCGCTCGGCCTGGAACTGCTTCACGGCCTCAATCGTGGCGGCATCATACCGGCCGCTCGCCTGCCGTTCATAGACCCCCGCCGCCTTCAGCAGCCCCTGCAGGCGGCTGATCTCCTCACCGGCGTCTCCCGGAAACGTCTTCGAGGGGAGATCCCTGTAATTCTTCCATACCAGGTAAGCGCGCCCTCCCCAGAGGAGACGGAGCGATTCCAGCTCCAGCCATTCGCCCTCCTCCGGAGCGGGAGCGATACGGGCCCTTCCCCCTTCCACCCGGGTAAGGGCCAGGTACCGGTGCCCCGATTCGCCGGGAAGGGAGATCTGCAGCAGAGCCGGGGTATCGAGGTGAACCAGTTCTTCCAGAGTGCCCCGGAAGCCGGAGAGCCGGAGGCTTCGCGAGTCGCAGGCTTTCTGCAGCCCGAAGGGGACGTCCAGACCGCTTTCGACAAGCTCAGTCTCGACTTTCCAGAGAGCGGCCAGAGTATTAAAAGCCCTGGCGGATACCACTCGTTCATCGGTTTCGGCAAGTTTCCGGCACAGGAGATCGGGATCCAACGGCGAATGCGGTTCGGGAGAGCTTTCGGGCGCGGGCGCGGCCACGACCGCGGGAGGCGAGGAGGAAGGAGAAGGAGGCTCCGGCAGGAGAGCCAGATATCCGCCCAGGACCGGAACGGCCAGGGAGACGAAGACGGCAATCGATCTGGGCACCGCAGCCAGGGTGTCGCCCAAAAAAGGGATGGCGAGAAGCAGGCAGCCCAGCACCGCCGCCAGCCGCCGAAGGCCGGTATTTTTAGAGGACTGCCGCCTCAGCTCCCGAATGGCGGAGGAGACCGTCGCAGCTGAAACTTCCCTGGCATCATCGGCGTAGGCGCTCAGCAGGGCGCGGTCGCAGACGATGTTGATCAGCCGGGGCAGGCCTCCCGAATAGCGGAAGATCTTCTTCACCGCCCCGGGCGTGAAGAGGGTTCCTTTCCCCCCCGCCACCTCGAGCCGGTGGCGGATATAGGCTCGGGCATCCTCGAAATCCATGGATCGCAGATGGTAGCGAACCGTAATCCGCTGGTTCAACTGCCGCAACTCGGGACGCGAGAGTTTTTTTTCGAGTTCCGGCTGGCCGACCAGCACGATCTGGATCAGCTTGTCCGTCTCCGTCTCCAGATTGGAAAGCAGGCGAATCTGTTCCAGAATTCCCGGCTCCAGGTTCTGTGCTTCATCGATGACCAGCACCACGGTTCGGCCGGCGGTGTTTTCCTGCAGGAGGAAGAAGTTGAGCGCCGACAGCATCTCATCGATGGTCGCTCCGGCGCAGGGGATGCCGAACTCGTGATGGATGCTGCGCAGAAGTTCGGGA
This is a stretch of genomic DNA from Desulfuromonas sp. TF. It encodes these proteins:
- a CDS encoding ExeA family protein — translated: MYREFFGFKEKPFSITPNPRFIFLSKNHKEVFAHLLYGIRSHCGFIEVTGEVGTGKTTVLRTLLSQLGDDAYRLAFIFNPSLSAPELLRSIHHEFGIPCAGATIDEMLSALNFFLLQENTAGRTVVLVIDEAQNLEPGILEQIRLLSNLETETDKLIQIVLVGQPELEKKLSRPELRQLNQRITVRYHLRSMDFEDARAYIRHRLEVAGGKGTLFTPGAVKKIFRYSGGLPRLINIVCDRALLSAYADDAREVSAATVSSAIRELRRQSSKNTGLRRLAAVLGCLLLAIPFLGDTLAAVPRSIAVFVSLAVPVLGGYLALLPEPPSPSSSPPAVVAAPAPESSPEPHSPLDPDLLCRKLAETDERVVSARAFNTLAALWKVETELVESGLDVPFGLQKACDSRSLRLSGFRGTLEELVHLDTPALLQISLPGESGHRYLALTRVEGGRARIAPAPEEGEWLELESLRLLWGGRAYLVWKNYRDLPSKTFPGDAGEEISRLQGLLKAAGVYERQASGRYDAATIEAVKQFQAERGLIADGKVGPQTLIALYQEVAEESSPTMGAPRPGGEE